A stretch of DNA from Triticum dicoccoides isolate Atlit2015 ecotype Zavitan chromosome 2A, WEW_v2.0, whole genome shotgun sequence:
TTTCACATAGCCCTGTGTTACCTTGCAGGGATACTGCCGTTGTGTTTCCAAATATACCACCAGTTGGGACTGGCCCTTCAAATTTGTTGTATGATATATCAATATAATTTAAGCTGCTGAAGTTCCCGAAATACTGTGGAACTTGACCAGTTAAATTGTTCTCAGACAGATCTATCTGCTGTATGCCCTTCAGTGCACTGAAAGACTGAGGAATACTCCCACTGAGCATGTTGCTTTCCATTTGAAGGGATAACAATGTAACACACCGGCCAAGTTCAGAAGGAAGGCTACCAGATAATTTGTTATTGGAAACATCAAGGAGGCCAAGAGTAATCAGGTTACCAATTTCCTGTGGTATAAGCCCAGTCAGGTTGTTGTTTGACAAGTCCAAACCCAATGAGAGGGAAGATATATTGAGGAGTTCTCTTGGTATGGATCCATCAAGGTTGTTGACTGATAAGTTCAGCATAGCTAGTCTTTTGCATTGTCCTATAGTTGCTGGTATGTTTCCAGACAAATTGTTGTCATCAAGATCAAGCTGCCCGAGTTGAGGAAGATTACCAACCGTTGATGGAATCTGGCCTGATAATCTATTCCTCGATAGTTCCAGTATAAACAAGTTGCTCAAGTTCCCAACACTCGGGGGGATTTGTCCTGAGAGCATGTTCTGACCCATATCAAGCAGAGCGAGGTCTACAAGGTTGCCTATCTCTGCGGGTATGTTTCCAGAAATTTGGTTTCTACCAAAGCTTAACCACTGAAGCTTTGTTGAAAGGCTGCCTACTGTCCTTGGCAAACTTCCATTCAGGATATTCCCATCCACTGATAAACTTAACAACTGACTGCAATTGGTCAGAGAGGTAAGGAAGGCCCAGTCACCAGCTTCGAGTGTGTTGTTTCCTAGACGCAGTAGGCTCAAGTCTGACAAGAATCCTAGAGATGGCACCACCCCAGTCAGCAGGTTGCTTGAAAGATCAAGCGCTTGCAGCTTTGACATGTTCGTCAGAGAATCTGGGACCGATCCACGAAATTGGTTGAGTCCCATTACCAATGTTTCAAGGTTCGGGAGTGAGTGGCCAATGTCAGAAGGTATCTGTCCAATAAATGTGTTGTTGCGTAGGCTAAAGAATGTGAGTGATGACATATTGTACAATGTGGCTGGGACATACCCCGAGAAGCTATTGTAACTTAGATCCAGCATTGTTAGGTTTGGAATTCGAGCCAATGTTTCTGGAATTGGACCTACTAAGTTGTTTTGTGCTAGCAGGAGGGAACGCAATGATGAAACATTACCCAAAGATGCTGGTACACTACCAGAAAGTGAATTCCCTGTAAGATCAAGAAATTGCAGagcatccatcttttggaaatgtgGGATAGGCCCGGAGAGAGCATTCGACCAGAGGTCAACAGCAACAAGTTTGGATGAGTTGAACAAATTAGCTGGGATCACCCCAGATAAGTCATTACGTGAGAGGATTATCTCACTGAGTGATGAACTATTTGATAAGGAATCAGGGATAGCTCCGCCAAGAGAATTGTTTGCAAGGTTCACATATCTAAGAGATGCAGCTGTACCTAATGACAGAGGGATGTTACCTACAAGGTTGTTGCCCACAAGCATCAGAGTTTGGAGGCTATGAAGCTCACCTATCTCCCCAGGTATGCTTCCAGATAATCTATTGTAACTTAGACCTAGCACTGTTAGGTTTGGAATTCGAGCCAATGTTTCTGGAATTGATCCTATTAAGATGTTTTCTGCTAGCAGGAGGTAACGCAAGGATGAAACATTGCCTAAAGATGCTGGTACAGTACCAGAAAGTGAATTCCCTGCAAGACCGAGAAATTGCAGAGCTCCCATCTTTTGGAAATGCGGGATAGCCCCAAAGAGAGCATTCCACCGAAGATCGACACGGCGAAGTTTGGATGAGTTGAACAAACTAGCTGGGATCACCCCAGATAAGTCATTACGCGAGAGGATTATCTCACTGAGTGACGAACTATTTGCTAAGAAATCAGGGATAGCTCCGCTAAGAGAATTGTTTGCAAGGTTGACATATCTAAGAGATGCAGCTGTACCTAATGACAGAGGGATGTTACCTGAAAGCCTGTTTCCAGCAAGCATCAGGGTTTGGAGGCTCCGAAGCTCACCTATCTCTTTAGGTATGCTTCCAGATAACTTATTGTTCCAAAGGTTCAACTGAACTAGAGAACCAAGGGCTGCCAGAGGTATGTTACCTGCAAGTTTGTTCCCCGCAAGATTCAGGGTTTGGAGGCTCTGAAGCTCAGCTATCTCATCAGGTATTCTTCCAGAAAATTGATTGCTTGGAAGGTCGATCTGTACTAGAGAACTAAGGGCTGCTATGCAACTGGATAGTGTTCCCGTGAGCTGCATAGACCTGAATTGGATGGACACGACACGGATTGGGGTGGCCGTGCTGCAGGTGACCCCTTGCCAGCTGCAGAAGTGAAGTGAGTCGTTGCGCCATGATCCAAGAACACCGGCAGGATCCCTGGAGATGCCAGATTTGAAGCAGAGAAGAGCTTGCCGGTCACTCTCGGATTTGTTGCTAGCTTGTGCTGATGTGGATACTATTGTGTTGGAGGACAGAAATATGAGGATGGCACAGAGAAGAAACAGTGCATGGTGGGATGGAGCAATCAGAGATTGGGTGTGAAAAACTTGAGGAGCCATGTCTCCGTTCTTGTTGTGATGGAGTATGTTGGTTAAATGCTTTGCGTGTGTGCGCTTAGATATATGTTAGAAGGGTAAGGGAGTTGAAACTTCTTCTTGACTTTGACTTCAGGGCCGGCTTGTTTGGCTTGGTTCTATCCATATGCCCCAGATGAACGAAAAGAGCCTGAGCACAAAACGAGCTTGTGAGGTTTATGTGGGTAAAGAAAACATGCGCATGCCGAAACCAATCTATCAAAGTACAAATACTATCTATCCTCTGCTTGCTATACAATCTAAAACTTGTGCACCCCAAAATCCGCCAAATGGAAGTATTAAGTGAGCTGGATATTAGAAAAGGGCTGCTGGCTCCTCACTCACCATTATTTCTCCGCCATCaatgaacaaaaaaacataaatATTTGTATACGTCATACGTCGCGGTTGGCTGTATGGTTCAGGAAGTACACTGTCATAAGCCCAAGCACAGCTTAGTTGACTCGGCAAAGTGCCAGGTCAGTTATCATGGACAAGAAGTGGGCATGCCATGACGCGGAAGACTCGGTCTGTCTTTGTCGCCCTTGCGGTGAAATTAATTAACAAGCTATCCCCGTCATCGAACTTGTTCAAAGATGAACTATCTGAGAATCTTAAAAGGAGGTGCTCGACAAAATTGAATCCATAACATGATGATACTAACGAGTAGCGGCGGTATATGCCCTCGACGGGACATCTATCATGTCCCACCGAATCTCCAAGAGAACCATCCTGAACGAACGCTTATTTGTGAACCTGCTGGGCTGTCGTGTTTCTCTTACAGACTTACAGTACAGTTATTTGGCAAATGACTGCTGCTTTCCTCCCACTCCCTAGTCCCCACCTTCATCGCCTCCAACGAATAATTAACGCGTCCAATCAAACCAAATCACGGCCTGGTATCCAAATAGATGAATGAATTAAGGCCTGGCACTACACAAAGTCGTAATTTTTATTAAGGAAAAGTCTGAGCACAAACTGTACCCGGGGCTAGGGTACGGGGACATGCCGAGGATGCAGCGCTGAGATTGGAGCTTGGAGGTGCCGATGCCCCGGACTCGGCTGGACCCCGTAGTCGTACGGGCACCTTCTCCTCGCCCGCGCGGCGTCGGCGGGCGGGAGGCGGAGGTCACGGGAGGGAGTCAGCGCTTGTGTCGTGGGGAGTTATCGGGTTGGGGCGGGAGAGGGGTGGGAGCTCCCATTTGGCTCGCGCGCTCGCTCGCTGCAGCCGCGTGGTGGGGGCTGAGCCGAGCGGGAGAAATGCCGGAGTGCGGCGACGGAGGTGAGGCGTcgcgaggaagaaggagaaggggaagggTAAAGTGGTAAATATGATGCTGGTCAGTCAAAATACCTTTTGATATTAAAATATTAAATGCTTATTAATGACATAAGAAAATTCTTAATGGAAGAATGCTTTGGCAGTGAAACGATGAAAGTTTATACCAATGTCTACATTTTGTTTGCATGAAAAAGATGATAGAGCAAAAGGGGATTATAGTTTATGTTATTATCTAGCCCCAATTTTGCATTTCATATGCATATCCTACTTTGCTTTAAAATCGACAACTATTGTTGGATGCACCTCCTTATAATATTGGCCAGCAGGCTGCCTAACACCATACACAGAGGACAATGTAGACACTCGCAGAAGTCGAGTATTTGGCATAAATTAAGGGCTCATTTGGTTGTTGGGGTGAAAAACCCTAGGCAGTAAACCCCCTGAGGGGGATTTCCCTGATCATATGGGATCCCCCTCGCATCATGCGAAAATGCCCCCGTTGCCATTTGGGCACCAAGGGGAAGGGAAGAGAACGGAGGGAGAAGAGCAGGAGATAGATGAAATCGAGTAGGGGATTCTCACCAAGTGGAACAGAAGTAACCAACATTGTAGCTTTAGGGCCTGTTCGGCAACGCTCCAGCTCCTAGCTTCTTCAACTTCACACATGAAGCTCATCCGAACGCTAGCGCTCCAGGAAGTTGGAATCGAGAAGCTGGCGAGGTGTCGTAGTGTAAAAAAGGTGGAGTTGAGGAAGCTGGCCTTTTTCCAGATCCGTGAATACCTAGAAGTTGGAGTTGAGGCTAATTACTACAAGGTTGCCACCGGCCAAGTGAGTTTGAGCGTACCGGTTCGTTTTCTTTCCCGAGCTCGCTCTCTCTCACGTTGCCTATTCCTTTTGGGCCCTGAACCTGGCCTGCTAATCCCGCTAAATGGGTCGGTAGCCTCTTGCTTGACGATAGAAAACGAAGTTGTGTTGCCAAACGCTTTCCAAATCGCCACCTGAAGCGAGAAGCTATGCGAGAAGTTGAATTTAGGAAGTTTTTGAGAAGCTGGGCAGTTTCAAAACAGGGCCTTAGGAGGGTGGACGCCAGAGGGAGTTGGACTGGAGATCGGGACGTGGCGGAGGCAGAGGAACAGAGTGAGAGAGGGCGAGGTGGCTGAGTCATCGCGTCGCGAGAGAGCCCGGGCAAATTCTCCTGGTGTGCGGAGGTTGGGGTGAACGGCCTGGGGATTTCGGGAGGATCAGGGCGAGAAAACCCTTTCCACGATGTTACCAAACTGGTCGTCTGGAAAACCGGGGTGGAGATTGCAGACGGGAGTCTCGCCCGGGGAAAGGACGGGGATCCCGGGGGATCCCTCACAACCAAATGAGGCCTAAGAGAAGTCGAGTATTTGGCCCCTCAAAATATAAATATTTCGCTATTGGAATCCTTAGTAAGTCCTCATTAGCTCCGCCACTGAATGCAGAGTGCTTAGAGAGGTGCTTAACAAAATAAATCAAGTTTTTCTTAAGAACTGATGCTTATCCTCATAAGAGGGTCCCTAATTAAGCATATGCCATCTACAAATAAACACCTCTCAAGAAAAAAAACCGTTTCATTTCTCCTCCCTAAGTTTTATTTACAATCACCCCCCTAAGCACTCTGCATTGTACAAGGGCTAAGAGATGTTTAAATAATAATTGGCAACAAATGGCAGAACTTTACTGGTAAACTAAACATGTTATTTCATGGAAGAAACgccttaatatatatatatatatatatatatatatatatatatatggtaatATTTAGAAATTAATTAGTtctttgtaaactaatataagaacatttaaatcactaaagtagtgatctaaacgcgctcttatattagtttacggagggagtaatatgcaACAATTTCGTTATGCATACACGTTAATATAAAAAAAACACGGTTGATATTTTTAATGTGCTCAAAGTTTCTTTTGTTAAATACAAGATGCACTGTACTAGTTACAAAACTACTTTTTTCCTTAAATACCGTatcaacatgctacaacagagttgAAATAATATTTCTCATTTCAAAACATGTTTTCCTTGTTTTCCTTGATATTtcctcattttctctgtgtttaTTTCTTACAGCTACAACATCATGTTTCTCGATTGTTCATAGACATTTCTAAACGTTCCTCTTTATGCTGCCTATTCTTTTTGGGTTTTTCAGTATTTTATCTTCAACTAATCAACTTTTTGTTTAACCCCCACTATTTCATTGTTTTCTTAAATGAATAGTCCTTTTGAACACATTTCCGTTGTTCATATTTCCTAGGTTTATCTATTATTAATTGCTTTTTTACTACTAATAGATCATCCATCAAACAGCTTTGAGCCAGGTTAGGGGCTAAATTATCCGGTTTTAAAGTTGAGTGTCCTTCAGTATTTGACATTCATGGCTCCAAAGGAAGAATCAAATCAACAACACTTGTCTCAAAAATATGTAACTAATAGCATTTCAAAATATCACAACTATGTTGTTTCAGTGAAACAAAGTTCTTAAACATCTTGGACGCTCCCTCCCAAATGCTAAAAATTATCACTTCAATCTGAGATAAAAAGAGAAAGATTTACAACGCTTAATCTGGCGGGCCCACAGCATAGTGGTGCATATTTACCAGATACATACAAAAAAAAGTGTTGGAATTGTTCTACAAGTGGTACAGCTACTGTAAATTTTGTATATAACCATTACAGTAGTGCAGTACCTGCACTGTACTTCCGAAAATGCAATTATGTATACATAATCTTTAACAGCTACTGCCCAACCCATTAGTTGCCATGATCACAAGGTCTCAACAAATGCCTCTTTTATGGCATCAATTTTAGCGGAGACATCATGAATGCCTGGTCTATCTTTCAGCGATTCCATGGTACACATCAGGCCAATACAGACCAAAGGTATAATGTAGTTCTGCATACGTACAGAAGCAGCCGCATCATCCTCCTCGGATGGCATGTGGGGATCTAtaacctcggcgatcctctcggggAAGGCTAGGTCGACATACTTGTGGAGGCTGAGAGCGTTGCCGCATAGGGCGTCCGTCGGCCGCCTTGCCGTGAGCATCTCCAGTAGCAGCACCCCAAAACCGTAAACATCGCCACCTGTCGAGACTTTGCATCCCATCCCATATTCTGTAAAACAGGAGCAATGTGCATAAATACTTGTGAAACTAACAAAACAAAGACAGATCAGAATCAAACTTGGTAGTGTCTCAAAGAAAAGAGACGTGCAACTTACCAGGAGCGATATATCCGATTGTTCCTCCGACGCCAATGAAGCCTTCTGGCCTGCCACTACTTGAAGAGAGAAACTTGGCGGACCCGAAGTCGCCAATGCGTGAGGTCATGTCATAGTCCAGCAGAACATTGCTCGGCTTCAAATCACAATGAATCAAAGGAGGTGTCAGCTGGTTGTGCAGATAGTCCAGAGCAGAAGCCACATCGGCAGCAATACTTATCCGCTGACCCAAGCTCAGTAGCCTCCTTGGGCTGCCTCGGTGAACCCTTGGGTGTATCCACATGTCCAGGCTACCGTTTGCCATGAACTCATATACTATGGCCTTGAATTCCTCGCCCTCAAAATCTACGGTTGAGCACACGGTAATAGCTTGAACCAGATTGCGATGGCGGGTGTGTTTTAGCACTTCGCACTCGGTGAAAAAGCTATTTCTCGAATCTTGCTCGCTGAGATGGAATACCTTGATGGCCACTAGATCTGTTTCGAACTCAAACCGACCAATGTAGACTGATGCTGTATAACTTGAGCCGATCCGGTTGACCATAGAGAACCAATTGGTTGTTTTAAGAATGTCACCATATGATACCCTCTTCATCGTCTCCTTGAAGTTTTCAGATGGTTGAGTTTTGGGCCCCTTCATAACTGTGACAACAATCCATAAAAAcgagaagaaagcaatagcaatcagTGGAGTTATTATCAACAGCACCAGGCCTGCACTGATCTCCCATTTTGTTGCTGAGGTGGCGGGGCAAATGGGTAGTCCAAATATGGTAGCAGCTGTTTCACATAAACCTGTGTTGCCTTGCAGGGCTACTGCAGTTGAACTTCCAAATATACCACCTGTCGGGATTGGCCCTTCAAATTTGTTGTATGATATATTAATATAATTTAAGCTGCTGAAGTTCCCAAAAAACTGTGGAACTTGACCAGTTAAATTATTCTCAGACAGATCTATCTGTTGTATGGCCTTCAATGCACTGAGAGACTGAGGAATAATCCCACTAAGCATGTTCCCTTCCATGTGAAGGGATAGTAGTTGAACACAATGGCCCAGTCCAGAAGAAAGGCCACCAGATAATTTGTTGTTGGAAACATTAAGGAGGCCAAGATTGATCAGGTTACCAACTTCCTGTGGTATCGGCCCAGCCAGGTTGTTGTTTGACAAGTCCAAACCCAATGAAAGGGAAGAAATATTGAGGAGTTCTCTTGGTATGAATCCATCAAGGCGGTTAACTGATAAGTTCAGCATAAGCAGCCTTTTGAATTTTCCTATATTTGCTGGTATGTTTCCAGACAATTCATTGTCATCAAGATAAAACATTCCGAGTTGAGCTAGATTACTAACCGTTGATGGAATTTTACCGGACAACCTATTCATGGACAGTTTCAGGACAAACAAGTTGCTCAAGTTCCAAACTGTCAGGGGAATTTGTCCAGAGAGCATGTTCTGGCCCATGTCAAGCAGAGTGAGGCTTACAAGGTTGCCTATCTCAGCTGGTATGTTTCCAGAGATTTGGTTTCTTCCAAAGTTTAACCGATCGAGCACTGTTGAAAGGTTGCCTACTGCTTTTGGCAAACTTCCATTCAGGATATTCCCATCTACTGATAATCTTAACAGCCGAGTGGAGTTGGTCAGAGAGGCAAGGAATGCCCAGTCATCGGCTTCGAGTTTATTATTTCCTAGAAGCAGTTGACTCAagtttgccaaggatcctagagaTGGCACCACACCAGTAAGCAAGTTATTTGAAAGATCAAGCTGTTGGAGATTTGACATGTTGGTCAAAGAATCTGGGATCGATCCACGAAATTTGTTGCCTCCCATTTCCAATAATTGGAGATTCGGAAGCGAGCGGCCAATTTCAGAAGGTATCTGTCCAATAAAATTGTTGCTGGCTAAGTTAAAGACTGTGAGTGATGACAAGTTGTACAGTGTGGCTGGGACATGCCCGGAGAATCTGTTGTAACTTAGATCTAGCACTGTTAGGCTTGCAATTTGACTCAAAGTTTCTGGAATTGGTCCTGCTAAGTTGTTTTGTCCTAGCATGAGGGAACGCAAGGATGAAACATTTCCCAAAGATGCTGGTATATTACCAGAAAGTAAATTGCCGGCAAGATTTAAAATTTGCAGagcatccatcttttggaaatgtgGGATTGCCCCTGAGAGAGCATTCGAATAGAGATCAACAGAGACAAGTTTGGATGACGTGAACAGATTAGCCGGGATCACCCCAGATAAGTTGTTACGAGAGAGCATTATCACACTGAGTGACGAACTATTTGATAAGGAATCAGGGATAACTCCACTAAGAGAATTGTCTGCGAGGTTGACATAGCTAAGGGATGCAGATGCACCTAACGACAGAGGGATGTTACCTGCAAACTTGTTTCCCGTAAGATCCAGAGTTTGGAGGCTCCCAAGCTCACCTATCTCTTCAGGCACGCTTCCAGAAAATCCATTGTACCCAAGGTCCATCTGCACTAGGGAACTAAGGGCTGCTATGCATCTGGATAGTGTTCCTGTGAGCCATGAAGACCTGAATTGTATGGACACAACACGGACCGGGAGGGTGGTGCTGCAGGTGACCCCCTGCCAGCTGCAGAAGTTGAGTGAGTCGTTGCGCCACGATCCGAGAACACCGTCGGTGTCCCTTGAGACACCAGCTTTGAAGCAGAGAAGGGCTTGGCGGTCATCCTCGGATCTGTTGGTAGCCTGTGCTGATGTGAATATAATTGTGTTGGAGGACAGAAATAGGAGGATGGCACAGAGAAGAAAGAGTGCATGGTGGGAAGGAACAATCAGAGATTGGGTGCCGAAAACTTGAGCCATGTCTCTGTTCTTGTCCTAATGGAGTATGCCCGTTAAATGcttagtgtgtgtgcttagatatacTATGTTGGAAGCGTAGGAGAGTTGAAACTTCTTCAGTGCCGGGCTGCCGGCTTGTTTGGCTTGGTTCTATTGACATCACGCCCCAGATGATCTATTTTTGTTTGTTTTTCCACAGACACTCCCCAGATGATTGAAAAAACCTGAGCACAAAAGAAACTTGTGAGGTTCATGTGGGTACAGAATACGCGAGCATAAACCAGTCTGTTGAAGTACAAATACCATTCTCCGTTTGTTATACAGTCTACAGCTTCTGCACCGCAGGATCCGCCAAATGGAAGTATCAAGTGAGTCGAATATTATCAGGAAAAGGGGACAAGCTGGCTCCCCACTGACCATTATTTCTTTGCCGTCATCCAAGTAACGAAGAAAGAGAGAAAGATATTGCACATGACATATGTTACAGTTGGATGAAGTATCCTATTGTATTGTAAGCCGAAGCACAATTTAGCTGACTCTGCAAAGTGGCAGGTCAGTTGTCAAGGAGAATAAATGGACATGGCATGATTCCAATTAAAGACTTGGTCTGTCTTGGTCGCACTTGCAGGAAAGTTGGTCAATGATCCACAACAACATATCCCCATCATCAAGCTTCCTCGGACTGTCGGACATGAATTATCTGAGAATCTTGAAAGAGATGCTCGACAAAATTAAACCTATAGCATGATAATACTAATGAGTATACGCCCTCGACGGGACATCTATCATGTTCCACCGAATCTCCAAGAGAATCGCCCTGAACGAACGCTAATTTGTGAACCTGCTGGGCTATCGTGTTTCACTTACAGTACAG
This window harbors:
- the LOC119353026 gene encoding probable LRR receptor-like serine/threonine-protein kinase At3g47570, which encodes MAPQVFHTQSLIAPSHHALFLLCAILIFLSSNTIVSTSAQASNKSESDRQALLCFKSGISRDPAGVLGSWRNDSLHFCSWQGVTCSTATPIRVVSIQFRSMQLTGTLSSCIAALSSLVQIDLPSNQFSGRIPDEIAELQSLQTLNLAGNKLAGNIPLAALGSLVQLNLWNNKLSGSIPKEIGELRSLQTLMLAGNRLSGNIPLSLGTAASLRYVNLANNSLSGAIPDFLANSSSLSEIILSRNDLSGVIPASLFNSSKLRRVDLRWNALFGAIPHFQKMGALQFLGLAGNSLSGTVPASLGNVSSLRYLLLAENILIGSIPETLARIPNLTVLGLSYNRLSGSIPGEIGELHSLQTLMLVGNNLVGNIPLSLGTAASLRYVNLANNSLGGAIPDSLSNSSSLSEIILSRNDLSGVIPANLFNSSKLVAVDLWSNALSGPIPHFQKMDALQFLDLTGNSLSGSVPASLGNVSSLRSLLLAQNNLVGPIPETLARIPNLTMLDLSYNSFSGYVPATLYNMSSLTFFSLRNNTFIGQIPSDIGHSLPNLETLVMGLNQFRGSVPDSLTNMSKLQALDLSSNLLTGVVPSLGFLSDLSLLRLGNNTLEAGDWAFLTSLTNCSQLLSLSVDGNILNGSLPRTVGSLSTKLQWLSFGRNQISGNIPAEIGNLVDLALLDMGQNMLSGQIPPSVGNLSNLFILELSRNRLSGQIPSTVGNLPQLGQLDLDDNNLSGNIPATIGQCKRLAMLNLSVNNLDGSIPRELLNISSLSLGLDLSNNNLTGLIPQEIGNLITLGLLDVSNNKLSGSLPSELGRCVTLLSLQMESNMLSGSIPQSFSALKGIQQIDLSENNLTGQVPQYFGNFSSLNYIDISYNKFEGPVPTGGIFGNTTAVSLQGNTGLCETAAAIFGLPICPTTSATKRKINTRLLLIIGPPVTIALFSFLCVAVTVMKGSKTQPTENFKETMKRVSYGDILKATNWFSLVNRISSSHTASVYIGRFEFETDLVAIKVFHLSEQGSRNGFFTECEVLKHTRHRNLVQAITMCSTVDFEGDEFKAIVYEFMANGSLDMWIHPRVHGGSPRRLLSLGQRIRIAADVVSALDYMHNQLTPPLIHCDLKPGNVLLDYDMTSRIGDFGSAKFLSSGIGGPEGLVGVRGTIGYIAPEYGMGCKISTGGDVYGFGVLLLEMLTAMRPTGALCGNTLSLHKYVDLAFPERISEVLDPDMPFEEDPAAASLCMQKYIIPLVSIGLMCTMESPKDRPGMHDVCAKIVAIKEAFVETF
- the LOC119353029 gene encoding probable LRR receptor-like serine/threonine-protein kinase At3g47570, whose translation is MAQVFGTQSLIVPSHHALFLLCAILLFLSSNTIIFTSAQATNRSEDDRQALLCFKAGVSRDTDGVLGSWRNDSLNFCSWQGVTCSTTLPVRVVSIQFRSSWLTGTLSRCIAALSSLVQMDLGYNGFSGSVPEEIGELGSLQTLDLTGNKFAGNIPLSLGASASLSYVNLADNSLSGVIPDSLSNSSSLSVIMLSRNNLSGVIPANLFTSSKLVSVDLYSNALSGAIPHFQKMDALQILNLAGNLLSGNIPASLGNVSSLRSLMLGQNNLAGPIPETLSQIASLTVLDLSYNRFSGHVPATLYNLSSLTVFNLASNNFIGQIPSEIGRSLPNLQLLEMGGNKFRGSIPDSLTNMSNLQQLDLSNNLLTGVVPSLGSLANLSQLLLGNNKLEADDWAFLASLTNSTRLLRLSVDGNILNGSLPKAVGNLSTVLDRLNFGRNQISGNIPAEIGNLVSLTLLDMGQNMLSGQIPLTVWNLSNLFVLKLSMNRLSGKIPSTVSNLAQLGMFYLDDNELSGNIPANIGKFKRLLMLNLSVNRLDGFIPRELLNISSLSLGLDLSNNNLAGPIPQEVGNLINLGLLNVSNNKLSGGLSSGLGHCVQLLSLHMEGNMLSGIIPQSLSALKAIQQIDLSENNLTGQVPQFFGNFSSLNYINISYNKFEGPIPTGGIFGSSTAVALQGNTGLCETAATIFGLPICPATSATKWEISAGLVLLIITPLIAIAFFSFLWIVVTVMKGPKTQPSENFKETMKRVSYGDILKTTNWFSMVNRIGSSYTASVYIGRFEFETDLVAIKVFHLSEQDSRNSFFTECEVLKHTRHRNLVQAITVCSTVDFEGEEFKAIVYEFMANGSLDMWIHPRVHRGSPRRLLSLGQRISIAADVASALDYLHNQLTPPLIHCDLKPSNVLLDYDMTSRIGDFGSAKFLSSSSGRPEGFIGVGGTIGYIAPEYGMGCKVSTGGDVYGFGVLLLEMLTARRPTDALCGNALSLHKYVDLAFPERIAEVIDPHMPSEEDDAAASVRMQNYIIPLVCIGLMCTMESLKDRPGIHDVSAKIDAIKEAFVETL